The Eriocheir sinensis breed Jianghai 21 chromosome 29, ASM2467909v1, whole genome shotgun sequence genomic interval ACTGCTGTTTCCtatttatagtttttttcttccactttataGTACCATGCTCTTTTGAGTGTTTAGAGGCATGCTTTGTTatgaaatgaataataaccataatatgaccaTGTCACTAGGGTAAAGATTGGTTTTATTTCTGTGCCAATCTCTCATTTTCTACTAAACCAACTGCTCTTTTGTTGTCATAAATAATTTCTACTTACCTTCAAACCTCCCAGAGAAACATAAGAAAGGTGTAGAGGTAAAAAAACAACTGAAAATACTAGTCATGAAATGTGCGCGGGAACCCCTGCAGCCACAGGTGGTGTCAACCCATGGCTCACCATCGTAGCCTCCTCCACTGCCAGTGACAACAGCAGCACAGCGTGAAGCTTATCACACATATTTAGGGTAAAAAATAGCTTAAAAGATCTGACCAAACTAAatttaacctgacctgacctaacctaacctacctacagTAAATACTTAACATGGTCATATTATGGctattattcatttgcacaacacaTAATGCCTCATAACATTCAAGAGCTTAAAAactaataaatgaaagaaaatacctAATCTTACTTATCTAGTAACATAACATATTAAACATAACCTCCTTACAATAAATATTTAACATGGTCATATTATGGTTATCACTCATATACAagagattatttttttcttagtcaAATACTTTAATTCAAACCACTCTCGGAATCTGGAAACGCATATAAACCACATAATAACATGTCACCAACGCTCAAAGCTTCACGAATTAACACAATCACGCtgaaaaaacacgaagaaaaagccaaaaataacaaaaaaataccatCCCAGCCTCACTCTTAGAATCTGTAAATGCATATAAACCACAAATAACATGTAACCTACGCCCAAAGCTTCACGAATCAACACAATCACGCtgaaaaaacacgaagaaaaagccaaaaataacaaaaatctcAACCCAGCATTAGTCGAACCCCCCACAGAGAACCAGACGAAACCTATCCTCAGCAGATTATTACATCCTCCCGGCCTTTTATTAGCGCTTTTACCCTTATTTATAGGCCTACAGTGTATAACAAGGTGGTTTTACTCACTCATCATGCCCCCCATGTAGCCGTAAGGGGCGGCCATAGCACAGAACGTGAAAAATATTGACTGATGTTGTGCCTCTTCGCCCCTCTTCTGATGGTCTTGGTCTTGGCCCCCCGGCAGAGTTTCTGGAGACAGTCTTTACAACAGCCCCCCTTGGACTCTCGTTATGGCTATTTTTAAAGGCTACGGAGAATATTAGCctagttttcatgagtgttttccagTTTCAAAGAGCAGAAGCCTTGTCTAAGTACAACTAGAGTCATAGAATTACCCCCCGAGATAGTCTTTACaacagtcccccccccccccccttttcccgtTACGGCTATTTTTAATGGCTACGGAGAATATTAGCctagttttcatgagtgttttcccgtTTCAAAGAGCAGAAGCCTTGTCTAAGTACAACTAGGGTCATAGAGTTACCCCCCGAGATAGTCTTTacagcagcccccccccccctttcccgtTACGGCTATTTTTAATGGTTACAGAGAATATTAGCctagttttcatgagtgttttccagTTTCAAAGATCAGAAGCCTTGTCTAAGTACAACTAGGGTCATAGAGTTACCTCCCGAGATAGTCTTTACAACAGCCACCCCCCCTTTCCGTTACGGCTATTTTTAATGGCTACGGAGAATATTAGCCTAGTTTTCACGAGTGTTTTCCCGTTTCAAAGAGCAGAAGCCTTGTCTAAGTACAACTAGGGTCATAGAGTTCCCCCCCTGTATAGTCCTTacaacagccccccccccccccccctttcccgtTACGGCTATTTTTAATGGCTACGGAGAATATTAGCCTAGTTTTCACGAGTGTTTTCTCGTTTCAAAGATCAGAAGCCTTGTCTAAGTACAACTAGGGTCATAGAGTTACCCCCGAGATAGTCTTTACAAcagcacccccccccaccccaccccctttcCCGTTACGGCTATTTTTAATGGCTACGGAGAATATTAGCCTAGTTTTCACGAGTGTTTTCCCGTTTCAAAGAGCAGAAGCCTTGCCTAAGTACAACTAGGGTCATAGAGTTACTAGTtctataatcacactctgtactgcctgggggttgggatggcatgttcctcccttctcccttgtttaccTACAACAATAAACTGTCAATCACTCAACCCCCGAGATAGTCTTTACAACAGCCCCCCTTTTTACATATGTTACGGCTATTTTTTAAAGGCTACGGAGAATATTAGCCTAGTTTCCATGAGTGTTTTCCCGCAGAAGCCTTGTCTAAGTACAACTATAAGGTCATAAAATTACCCTTTCAAATGgatgaagtgtttgagaatgcgGCCCCAGCTAGTCTGCCTTATATCACCTTCCTTTACAATTTCATCTGATATATCGTTTCGCTTTCACCTTCTTGGATGTATTTACACTTTCAGTTATTCCTATATAAATAATCCTACTTTTCACTCACTACGTACGTTTCTTCATTGTACGTGTGTGTGGTTAATCGtagtctttttatctctttttgatGATTGATGTTCGAAagttctgtttttctgtttggaTATTATATTTCTTATGTgttgttttctctcgttttttcttgttctttattcgtATTCCTCTTCAGACACTTTAacaggtgtgtgttgggggtgaaaagaaggtgagtgaagaggtgggggtagtttgtgtgtgtgtgtgtgtgtgtgtgtgtgtgtgtgttgggggggattGGGGGGATGTGTATGggctatgtgtatgtgtgtagggtGAGGTTCTGTGAGTAGGCTATGTGTGTGGGTACTGACTACGGATAAGCAAAACCAAACCAATCACAGCGGATCGTGTGCATCGGTGGGTATTACTACTTGACGCATTGCTCTAGTTGCCGAAGGTGCAAATGTTAGAAGAAAAACCCTTAAAAGGTGCATTACACATTAATTTATTtactcgtttttttattttttttgattgCTCCATTAACATTATGCAACAAAATCATCGTGTCTTTacccattcatttattcatctatcCTACTGTTGCTTCCTCGGTCCTCCAATAATAAGGTTAATAATGTGCAAAATACCCTGAAATCAATATATCAGTCAATGCAATTTAAGTACACAGTTGAAGTTAAGATCATGTCAGTGTTCATAATCGTACGTGTTTATATAAGAGTCAGAGCACAAAGCTTTCCAGAGATTGATCTGCTGACAGCTGTCCACCAGAGATGTTCGGCACCGGGCAAATAAATAGCTTGCGAATAAAAAGTTCAACGTGATACCAGCTCACGCTAGCTAGAGGAAGATGTCATGAAGCAATAGTGAGACCTGAACCCTCTAGGAATGAATGGGTAAATAGAACACCAGAATCTTGGTTGCGTGTAACCTTTACCGTacaataattttctctctctctctctctctctctctctccctctctctgcgcAGACAGACATCACACAATACAGAAATAGCAAGTTCTGAATAATCTACGAAATCATCGGTGGAAACAAATCCTATATAGCTACGCAAGACATAATCTGAATGCCTTTGATGCACGAATATAATTACGACGCACCCCGCAGCAAAACGTACCTTAAGAGCCTCTTCTTATTTATTGTACAACGTTTGTTATAAGGTGCTGGCTTGTCTTTCAtcatctctccattctctcttgaACTTTTAAAACTCGGATAGCCTAGAAAAAAAGACCAACCAAGTGAAAAACTACTCTTATAAGGCACTGATAGGCAGCTAAACGTATGGTATAGGCTATGTTGTGTCTTGTAATGAAATTCAGCTGCTCTCTATCTTGTAAACATTCATCTATTGTAAAACTACTGGATGATCATAAGTAAGAAATCATAACTTCTTTTTTATACTCATAGAATGGTAAAGGGCCGTTCCTTCTCTCGCTCCTTCTTCCTTCGTAGGTAACACATGCAGACGTAACAGCTGTACAGAAGAGTAAACgatgcgaggaaaaggaggaagaagaacgccATAAGAACGGGCAGATGTAGATCCAAATTGGATAACTTTGTCATCTTTACGAGCTCCGTGGCGTTCTTGGCTGCATTCACTAAGCTGTCGTTTCTGTTGGCATGATTTGTATTCTTATGTCGATAGAAAGACACTAACTCATTATCCAATGTCTCTGCGTCTGTTTTGCTCTCGCTGTTGTCCGTCTTTGTTATGCCTTTCatgatttccttttccttttcccttcccgtcaGCATTGGGACTATGTTGTTAAAATTTCCATGGTGGAGTTTCTCTCTGGAACCATCTGGATAGGAATcgatttttttcactattactttttccttttcctctcctttttcgccCTTTCTAATTAGCGTTTGAAAAAGCTGATCGAATTTTCTATGGTGGAGTTTATTTTTGGGATGTCTGACACGAATATTAAGACCTTCACTAGATAAAACCGTTTTTCTTTCAGTTAACGCAGTCTCCCTTCTATAGCGCTTGATCACATTTGCGCGTGTATCCCTGTCAACCGCTTCCATTTTCTCTGGTGATACTCTCTTCAGAGCGTAGACCAATTTATTTATGAGGTTTGTGACTattgcctccttttcttccagtgTCTCCTGCTGATCATCTTCggggtctctttcctctttctcctcttctgcttcttctacgtGATTACTGTTTAGGAGTCCTGCGTTGCGTCTGTCTGAAATAAaagtacaaaaaataaacaaaaaatatagtaattaatgaaataataaataaataaataaatactgtaAATAGTCACAATCTCATTTCTCTCCTAACCagactaaaggagagagagagagagagagagagagagagagagagagagagagagagagagattcaggtgGACAAAACACCTGTGAGGAGCAGATCAAAGTAAAATCACTTATATGGTTCCTTTCCATAGCGTCGTGTTTGCTGTGCATGTGTAGCCAACATAAGAttgcgcaggtgtgtgtgtgtggtggtgggggggtggggggacgaTTGCTCCCTCTCgaacgagggagcacgggcctttgccaaaggcaaaGCAGGGacccgacagaccgactctatcggcgatcgaaatctagccgaccaagtcggtctgtcgacgaggactggcgtgtctgtgtgtgtgtgtgtgtgtgtgtgtgtgtgtaacaattaATTAATATATGCATGTTATTCCCATTAATGATCGATTTATTTTCTTCATGCTGgttccctctctcatctcttcctcctcctcctccttctccttctcttccatattattatcatcattatgatacaacaacaacaattactgcttttactgctactaccactgctagtactactactactactactaataataataataataataataataataataataataataataataataataataataataataacaatttcaCTACAGTACTGCTACTACTTCAACAACAAAGAacaacaaaactactactactactactactacaaaaatacatcaacagttactactactactactactactgctattactactatactactacaacTTACCTACTGCGTTATCCTTGCTGGAGGAGGACGAAGTGGTATCGAAGGAGGAGTCAGATGTATTATGAGCAGGAATTAAAGCTCCTTCCGATTTAAGGACTTTTATGGCTAATATTCCTCCCACCACcccgatcaccaccatcaccgccacctttCCTGCCACGCTCTCCATttcgactgacacacacacacacactctctctctctctctctcatttgactcacttgtatatgtatattttaatgaAAACTGTTATTCAAGTCTtaattcattttattatttttttgtgagtTCAAGAATTAATCGCATGCATACTTTTGATGATACTGCAgaacacatgctctctctctctctctctctctctctctctctctctctcttgaaagggGGACATAAGGGTTCACCGTCAGCTTTTTATCCACCGCAAGATGGCAGTGCAAATATTTTTCGTCATTCCCTTTTTTCCGGTAACGAAGTAAGCAAAAGCTGTACAAATATTTTAGGATTCGACAAGGTTTCAGATATTGCTAGTAAAGAGAAGGTGCCGAAAACGAATATCATCTCCAGATAATCTTGGTTTAACATAGAGTAGCAAGTAACCTAGAATATCATAGTCGGAGGTGGGGGGTTTTTTACAGTAATTAAAAtgcaaacagctcaagggcagaattgttaatacctaataataataataaaaatcctcCCCATGCCTcgctattgtaaaaaaaaaagtgcatagaTGAGAGGTCAAATGAGGTCAGTTCCGgaaggaggtgtcttgatactcgccTCCGATGATATTAATTACTAAAAGTATTACAAGAGAAGGACGGAGTACCTAATTATGTCATTAGACTGAGGGAGGTGGATGGCGTTGAAAAAGGCCTTTGTCTTGCAGAGGCTTATAATACAGTAATGGCTGAAGATAACTGATTGATTATTTGAAGATTATGTGTCTTATAAAGTACATTGAAAGGTCGTTTGGGTAGAATTTACCAGTTTCCAGAAGTACAATGCATATTTATTTTAGTGATTGTTGTCGATTTTAGTGGATAAGAGACAGATAAATACTTTGCAACGTTTTAAGAGGCCCGCGTATGTGTTGTAAGGGCCTGTTTACACGAGGCGTTTCTAACGCGCGTTAGCAAACGCGCGTCAGATTCACGACCGTTCACACGAGGCGTTTTCTAACGCCGCGTTAACGCCGCGGTTTTGTTTGTGCGTGCATATGTATGAGCCAGACAATGCAGAGAGAAGACAGTACCAACCAGGATGGACGTAGAAGAGGTAGCGGCGCAAGCGGCGAGAAAGGAGATATTGATTCATCCACTTTACGAGACAACTTACTTACATGGCATGCGCACCTGTACCCGAGCTTAAGACAACATGAAGCCAAGTTTTTCAACTATTTTAGAATGTCAGTGAAGTCCTTCGATGAGCTGCTTGGACTTATCCAGGAAGAAATATCTTCATGCAACACCTTGATGAGGGATGCTATCTGCCTCCTCCACGTGGAGTGGTTGCCATAGTAACGCATATTATCTCCTCATTGGTTGCAGCCCAGCCAATTAGAGGGCCCACCACTTTCAAACCGCGGCGTTTACCGCCCTGTGTAAACGCTCCCATAAGCTCCAATGTATCTCGACCCGCTGGCGAAACGCGCGTTAGGAAGTGACTTGGGCGTTAACGCGGCGTCAGGGAAAAACGCGCGTCACGTGTGAACAGCTCCATAGGTTATCATTGAAATTCCTAACGCGGCGTTTGCTAACGCGCGTTAGAAACGCCTCGTGTAAACAGGCCCTAAATCTCGGACACTTggcaccacagagagagagagagagagagagagagaga includes:
- the LOC127005300 gene encoding uncharacterized protein LOC127005300, encoding MVVIGVVGGILAIKVLKSEGALIPAHNTSDSSFDTTSSSSSKDNAVDRRNAGLLNSNHVEEAEEEKEERDPEDDQQETLEEKEAIVTNLINKLVYALKRVSPEKMEAVDRDTRANVIKRYRRETALTERKTVLSSEGLNIRVRHPKNKLHHRKFDQLFQTLIRKGEKGEEKEKVIVKKIDSYPDGSREKLHHGNFNNIVPMLTGREKEKEIMKGITKTDNSESKTDAETLDNELVSFYRHKNTNHANRNDSLVNAAKNATELVKMTKLSNLDLHLPVLMAFFFLLFLASFTLLYSCYVCMCYLRRKKEREKERPFTIL